The proteins below are encoded in one region of Bacteroides uniformis:
- a CDS encoding response regulator produces MKPNKETYRILVIDDHPIVAEGIIALASQLEGVTCKGATCAKDVEQLTLKERFDLCIIDLELPDMNGFQLISHLHSQIPECGILIYTMHEEPWIIAKLSTLNINGAVSKNASTSELRDAISTLKNGTRYFSNVFSELDKEKQNTLPHALPELSRREKEVLAYLSQGLSTSEISQLLFLSINTIQTYRKRLMEKLEAKNVAELVYKGKSLF; encoded by the coding sequence ATGAAACCAAACAAAGAAACATACAGAATACTGGTAATAGATGACCACCCGATTGTTGCTGAAGGCATCATCGCATTGGCCTCGCAACTCGAAGGAGTGACGTGCAAAGGAGCCACTTGTGCAAAAGACGTGGAACAACTGACCCTCAAAGAGAGATTCGACCTTTGCATCATTGACCTTGAACTACCGGATATGAATGGATTCCAACTCATATCCCACCTTCACAGCCAGATACCCGAATGCGGCATTTTAATCTATACCATGCATGAAGAACCTTGGATCATAGCCAAATTATCCACCCTAAACATCAACGGAGCTGTTTCAAAAAATGCCAGCACCAGCGAATTGAGAGACGCCATCAGTACACTGAAAAACGGAACCAGATACTTCAGCAATGTTTTCAGCGAACTGGACAAGGAAAAACAAAACACCCTACCACATGCACTTCCCGAATTGTCGAGACGTGAAAAAGAAGTGCTCGCCTATCTCTCGCAAGGACTGAGCACTTCTGAAATATCCCAATTACTATTTCTCAGCATCAATACAATACAGACTTACCGGAAGCGCCTGATGGAAAAACTGGAGGCCAAAAACGTTGCAGAACTTGTCTACAAGGGGAAGAGCTTATTCTGA
- a CDS encoding tetratricopeptide repeat-containing sensor histidine kinase, which produces MRVRHTKLLSLLFSLTTILLHAGEIPTDTLLAHFYNRAANLMEEGHYDEAQRSFDSAFATRNVKHSFMYPILLNEQATLLIYVGKTEEAFAMKKNVLPYLPQIDDLEKHISVYNDLGLLYRQHQMNDSTLYYYNKALDSALQYGDESWIAHICNNVSILYFNIRQLDEAEKYTDMATEHAARTEDPFVAFTTWQIRATIKAELNKLDDAEKSNRKAWNIACHGEGNEDLWKIRCLPGMLRLFERKEQPDSIDHYLKLGNKLLQRVPSNSIAAIGFIQSRAATETNRKNYARALKDFHWLRNRKTGTEPKTLFTQMARCYDALGNPKLAYTYMDSARMWTDTLAQHNLTQQMAEFNVKYHTQEKELEIAHLQQEQLEHQAFLLKASIAVALLSGLALITLLTLRHKKRIAEKKIELLKQENELNSARRYIEGLEEECKYFAKELHDGIANDLLGLQMKIETSASKGNEQELASLVSKLRNNVRNISHELMPPEFEHLSLDQILDRYAAKLTENTGIEVSYHPTENNASRHLPNETAYELYRIVQELTMNIVKHASASHIVISLRADNENKYTLQITDNGKNANKQQTATNNNDGIGLRTVNDRIRAINATANVCSSTENNVFTLLLNINE; this is translated from the coding sequence ATGAGGGTACGCCATACTAAGCTATTATCACTCCTCTTTTCTTTAACCACTATCCTGCTTCACGCCGGAGAAATACCAACAGACACTCTGTTGGCACACTTCTACAACCGGGCAGCCAATCTCATGGAAGAAGGACACTACGATGAAGCGCAACGTAGCTTCGACAGCGCCTTTGCCACCCGGAACGTAAAGCACTCCTTCATGTATCCCATCTTGCTGAACGAACAAGCCACACTACTGATCTATGTGGGAAAGACAGAAGAAGCCTTTGCCATGAAAAAAAATGTGCTCCCCTACCTGCCGCAGATAGATGATTTGGAAAAGCACATCAGCGTATACAACGATTTGGGCCTCCTCTACCGTCAGCACCAAATGAATGACTCTACACTCTACTATTACAATAAAGCACTGGACAGTGCCTTGCAATATGGGGACGAAAGCTGGATAGCCCACATCTGCAACAATGTGTCCATCCTATACTTCAATATCAGGCAGCTGGACGAAGCTGAAAAGTATACCGACATGGCCACCGAACATGCCGCCAGAACCGAAGACCCATTCGTAGCTTTCACCACCTGGCAAATCAGAGCAACCATAAAGGCTGAGCTGAACAAGCTGGATGATGCTGAAAAATCCAACCGCAAAGCCTGGAACATTGCCTGCCACGGAGAGGGAAACGAAGACTTATGGAAGATACGCTGCCTGCCCGGCATGCTGAGACTCTTTGAACGAAAAGAACAACCCGATTCCATAGACCACTACTTGAAATTGGGGAACAAACTACTACAACGGGTACCATCCAACTCCATCGCTGCCATAGGATTCATACAATCGAGGGCAGCCACCGAAACAAACCGCAAAAACTATGCCCGCGCCTTGAAGGACTTCCACTGGCTGCGTAACCGGAAAACCGGTACCGAGCCCAAAACATTATTTACACAAATGGCACGATGCTACGATGCCTTGGGAAACCCCAAACTGGCCTACACCTATATGGATAGTGCCCGCATGTGGACTGATACGCTGGCACAGCACAATCTGACGCAACAAATGGCAGAATTCAACGTGAAATATCACACACAAGAAAAGGAATTGGAGATAGCCCACCTGCAACAAGAACAACTGGAACACCAAGCCTTCCTGCTAAAAGCCTCCATTGCTGTAGCCCTTCTGTCCGGTCTTGCTCTCATTACTTTGTTGACGCTCCGCCACAAGAAACGAATAGCCGAAAAGAAGATTGAACTGCTAAAGCAAGAAAACGAACTGAACTCGGCACGCCGTTACATTGAAGGGTTGGAAGAGGAATGCAAATATTTTGCCAAGGAACTGCATGACGGCATAGCCAACGACCTGCTGGGGCTGCAAATGAAGATAGAAACTTCTGCCAGCAAAGGGAATGAGCAGGAACTGGCCTCACTCGTCAGCAAACTGAGAAACAACGTGCGGAATATCTCACACGAACTGATGCCTCCCGAATTCGAGCATCTCAGTCTAGACCAGATACTCGACCGTTATGCTGCCAAACTGACCGAGAACACCGGCATAGAGGTCAGCTATCATCCAACGGAGAACAACGCATCACGCCATCTTCCCAATGAAACCGCTTATGAGCTGTACCGCATCGTACAAGAGCTCACCATGAACATCGTGAAACATGCCTCAGCCAGTCATATAGTCATCAGTCTCCGTGCCGACAATGAAAATAAATATACCCTGCAAATTACAGACAACGGTAAGAATGCAAACAAGCAACAAACAGCAACAAACAACAATGACGGCATAGGATTGCGCACCGTAAACGACCGTATCAGAGCCATCAACGCTACCGCCAATGTATGCTCGTCAACAGAAAACAACGTTTTCACCCTACTGCTTAACATAAACGAATGA